One genomic segment of Actinoplanes ianthinogenes includes these proteins:
- a CDS encoding acetylornithine transaminase: MSLSERWQASMMNNYGTPSLALVKGEGAVLTGEDGKEYVDFLGGIAVNALGHAHPGVIAAVTSQMQQIGHVSNLYIAEPPVALAELLLALAGRAGRVMFCNSGAEANEAAFKISRLTGRTHIVATEGAFHGRTMGALALTGQPAKRDPFQPLPAEVTHVPFGDVAALEAAVTTATAMVILEPIQGENGVVVPPPGYLSAARAITEKAGALLALDEVQTGIGRTGHWFHHQSEGVEPDVVTLAKGLGGGLPLGACIAFGRAADLLTPGSHGTTFGGNPIACAAGLAVVRTIAGEGLLDHVKRVGERLRRGIEGLNHPYVKHVRGAGLLLGIVLNRPESAEIAAQLREAGFLVNPAKPDVIRLAPPLIISSDQADALIAALDGIR, from the coding sequence ATGAGCCTGTCCGAGCGGTGGCAGGCGTCGATGATGAACAACTACGGCACGCCGTCGCTGGCCCTGGTCAAGGGCGAGGGCGCGGTGCTCACCGGCGAGGACGGCAAGGAGTACGTCGACTTCCTCGGCGGCATCGCGGTCAACGCCCTCGGGCACGCCCACCCCGGCGTGATCGCCGCGGTCACGAGTCAGATGCAGCAGATCGGGCACGTCTCCAACCTGTACATCGCCGAGCCCCCGGTCGCCCTCGCCGAGCTGCTCCTGGCCCTGGCCGGCCGCGCCGGACGGGTGATGTTCTGCAACTCGGGCGCCGAGGCCAACGAGGCCGCCTTCAAAATCTCGCGGCTGACCGGCCGCACCCACATCGTCGCCACCGAGGGCGCGTTCCACGGGCGCACCATGGGCGCGCTGGCCCTGACCGGCCAGCCGGCGAAACGGGATCCGTTCCAGCCGCTGCCGGCCGAGGTCACCCACGTCCCGTTCGGCGACGTCGCCGCGTTGGAGGCGGCGGTGACCACCGCGACCGCGATGGTGATCCTGGAGCCGATCCAGGGGGAGAACGGCGTGGTCGTGCCGCCGCCCGGATACCTGTCGGCGGCACGGGCGATCACCGAGAAGGCGGGTGCGCTGCTCGCCCTGGACGAGGTGCAGACCGGCATCGGGCGTACCGGCCACTGGTTCCACCACCAGAGCGAGGGCGTCGAGCCGGACGTCGTGACCCTGGCCAAGGGGCTCGGCGGTGGCCTGCCGCTGGGCGCGTGCATCGCGTTCGGCCGGGCCGCGGACCTGCTCACGCCGGGCTCGCACGGGACGACGTTCGGCGGGAATCCGATCGCCTGCGCGGCGGGGCTGGCCGTGGTCCGGACGATCGCCGGCGAGGGGCTGCTCGATCACGTCAAGCGCGTGGGGGAGCGGTTGCGGCGGGGGATCGAGGGACTGAACCACCCGTACGTCAAGCATGTCCGCGGCGCGGGCCTGCTCCTGGGCATCGTCCTGAACCGGCCGGAGTCCGCGGAGATCGCAGCGCAGCTGCGCGAAGCGGGTTTCCTGGTCAACCCGGCGAAACCGGACGTGATCCGGCTCGCCCCGCCCCTGATCATCTCCTCCGATCAGGCCGACGCCCTGATCGCTGCCCTGGACGGTATCCGGTGA
- the argB gene encoding acetylglutamate kinase has product MNPLQKAEILIEALPWLERFHGATIVVKYGGNAMIDPSLQRAFATDMVFLRHVGIKPVVVHGGGPQISRMLKRLGIESEFRGGLRVTTPETMEVVRMVLTGQVGRELVGLINQHGPYAVGLSGEDAGLFTAVTRGALIDGEEVDIGQVGDVDRVNTSAVDDLIAAGRIPVIATVAPDAGGLLHNVNADTAASALAVALGARKLVVLTDVPGLYANWPDTSSLTSEIDADRLEKLLPSLESGMVPKMEACLRAVRGGVPSAHVVDGRVAHSTLLEVFTEEGFGTMVVPS; this is encoded by the coding sequence ATGAATCCTCTTCAAAAGGCAGAAATCCTGATCGAAGCGCTCCCGTGGCTGGAGCGCTTCCACGGCGCGACGATCGTGGTCAAGTACGGCGGAAACGCCATGATCGACCCATCGCTCCAGCGCGCCTTCGCGACAGACATGGTCTTTCTCCGCCATGTCGGGATCAAGCCGGTCGTCGTGCACGGCGGCGGTCCGCAGATCAGCCGGATGTTGAAACGACTGGGCATCGAGTCCGAGTTCCGCGGTGGCCTGCGCGTCACCACGCCGGAGACGATGGAGGTCGTCCGGATGGTGCTGACCGGTCAGGTCGGCCGGGAGCTGGTCGGCCTGATCAACCAGCACGGTCCCTATGCGGTGGGCCTGTCCGGGGAGGACGCGGGGCTGTTCACCGCGGTCACGCGGGGGGCTCTCATCGACGGCGAGGAGGTCGACATCGGCCAGGTCGGCGACGTCGACCGGGTGAACACCTCGGCCGTGGACGACCTGATCGCGGCCGGCCGGATTCCGGTGATCGCCACCGTCGCCCCCGACGCCGGCGGCTTGCTGCACAACGTGAACGCGGACACCGCCGCCTCGGCGCTCGCGGTCGCCCTCGGCGCGCGCAAACTGGTCGTGCTGACCGACGTGCCCGGCCTTTACGCGAACTGGCCGGACACCTCGTCGCTGACCAGCGAGATCGACGCGGACAGGCTGGAGAAACTGCTGCCTTCCCTGGAGTCCGGGATGGTGCCCAAGATGGAGGCCTGCCTGCGCGCGGTGCGCGGCGGAGTCCCGTCGGCGCACGTCGTCGACGGCCGGGTCGCCCACTCGACGTTGCTCGAAGTCTTCACGGAAGAAGGATTCGGAACCATGGTGGTCCCCTCATGA
- the argJ gene encoding bifunctional glutamate N-acetyltransferase/amino-acid acetyltransferase ArgJ codes for MTVTHPKGFKASGVAAGLKATGNPDVALVVNDGPDYTAAAVFTGNRVKAAPVLWSQQVLRGGVVRAVVLNSGGANACTGSQGFRDTHATAEHTASVLRSTKKLMIGPGDIAVCSTGLIGELLPMDKLLPGVNAAVKALAADGGPKAAEAIMTTDTVAKNAVAQREGWSVGGIAKGAGMLAPALATMLVVITTDASADNETLDAALRAATRVTFDRIDADGCMSTNDTVLLLASGASDRQPTLAELTAAVTEVCHDLAQQLIADAEGATKHIAIEVAGAASEADAVQVGRTVAGNNLVKTAFFGNDPNWGRILAAVGTTSAAFEADRIDVAINGVWVCKNGAAAEDRSKVDLSGRDVRVTINLHEGEMNATIWTTDLSHAYVHENSAYSS; via the coding sequence GTGACCGTCACCCACCCGAAGGGCTTCAAGGCCTCCGGCGTCGCCGCCGGGCTCAAGGCCACCGGAAACCCGGATGTCGCCCTGGTCGTCAACGACGGCCCCGACTACACCGCCGCCGCCGTCTTCACCGGTAACCGGGTGAAGGCCGCGCCGGTGCTCTGGAGCCAGCAGGTCCTCCGGGGCGGCGTGGTCCGCGCGGTCGTGCTCAACTCCGGCGGCGCCAACGCCTGCACCGGCTCGCAGGGCTTCCGCGACACCCACGCGACCGCCGAGCACACCGCGTCGGTGCTGCGCTCGACCAAGAAGCTGATGATCGGCCCCGGCGACATTGCGGTCTGCTCGACCGGCCTGATCGGCGAGCTGCTCCCGATGGACAAGCTGCTGCCGGGCGTGAACGCCGCGGTCAAGGCGCTCGCCGCGGACGGCGGGCCGAAAGCGGCCGAGGCGATCATGACCACCGACACGGTGGCGAAGAACGCGGTGGCCCAGCGCGAGGGCTGGTCGGTCGGCGGCATCGCCAAGGGCGCCGGCATGCTCGCCCCGGCCCTGGCCACCATGCTCGTGGTGATCACCACGGACGCCTCGGCGGACAACGAGACCCTCGACGCGGCGCTGCGCGCGGCCACCCGGGTCACCTTCGACCGGATCGACGCGGACGGCTGCATGTCGACCAACGACACCGTGCTGCTCCTGGCCAGCGGCGCCTCGGACAGGCAGCCGACGCTCGCCGAGCTGACCGCCGCGGTCACCGAGGTCTGCCACGACCTGGCCCAGCAGCTGATCGCCGACGCCGAGGGCGCCACCAAGCACATCGCGATCGAGGTGGCCGGCGCCGCGAGCGAGGCCGACGCCGTGCAGGTCGGCCGGACCGTGGCCGGCAACAACCTGGTGAAGACCGCGTTCTTCGGCAACGACCCGAACTGGGGCCGCATCCTCGCCGCGGTCGGCACCACCAGCGCCGCCTTCGAGGCGGACCGGATCGACGTGGCGATCAACGGTGTGTGGGTGTGCAAGAACGGCGCCGCCGCCGAGGACCGGTCCAAGGTCGACCTCTCCGGCCGCGACGTGCGGGTCACCATCAACCTGCACGAGGGCGAGATGAACGCGACGATCTGGACCACCGACCTGTCGCACGCCTATGTTCACGAGAATTCGGCTTACAGCTCATGA